The DNA window CCGACCTACGGCCAGTAGTAATGTGGAACATAACAAGAGAATGCAACCTCGACTGCAAACACTGCTACCTCGACGCAAAAGAACCACACCCAAACGAACTAACACTAAAAGAAGGCAAACAACTAATAGACGAACTAGCCGAAATGGAAATACCAATGTTGATATTCACCGGTGGAGAACCCCTAGCCAGCGATAAATTCTTCGACTACGCAAACTACGCAAAACAAAAAGGAGTAAGAACCGTCATATCAACAAACGGCACACTAATAACAGAAAAAAAAGCCCAGAAACTCAAAGAAGCCGGAATAAGATACGCAGGAGTAAGCCTCGACGGAGCAAAACCCAAAACACACGACAACTTCCGAGGAATAGAAGGAAGCTTCCAAAAAGCATTAAACGGAATCAAAAACGCTAAAAAAACCGGCATACGAACCGGAATCCGGCTAACCCTAAACCAAAAAAACTGGAACGAAGTCCCAGAACTACTCGACCTAGCACTAAAACACAACGTAGACCGTTTCTGCATATACCACCTAGTCCCCACAGGAAGAGGACAAAAAATAACCAACATGGACATAACACTCGAACAAAGAAAACAAGTACTAGACTACCTATACGAAAAAGCAATAGAACTAAGAAACAAAGAAA is part of the Methanonatronarchaeum thermophilum genome and encodes:
- a CDS encoding radical SAM/SPASM domain-containing protein — protein: MIVFSKLLSDNGTVYEAMRARYKRSKDIEDSLIRFSTDLRPVVMWNITRECNLDCKHCYLDAKEPHPNELTLKEGKQLIDELAEMEIPMLIFTGGEPLASDKFFDYANYAKQKGVRTVISTNGTLITEKKAQKLKEAGIRYAGVSLDGAKPKTHDNFRGIEGSFQKALNGIKNAKKTGIRTGIRLTLNQKNWNEVPELLDLALKHNVDRFCIYHLVPTGRGQKITNMDITLEQRKQVLDYLYEKAIELRNKEIEILTTDSPMDGVYILERMKQEGIDKERINEIKELLELSGGCSIGAKVANIDHLGNINPCHFAPHKKIGNIRNKKFSQIWNENPNKTLCNLRQKENKLQGKCGECDYKTLCGGCRQKAWHQKGNFYAEDPECLYNPETGELKKTITTKTKTKTKTK